The following coding sequences lie in one Coraliomargarita parva genomic window:
- the malQ gene encoding 4-alpha-glucanotransferase → MNKAPLYNWLDTRASGVLLHLSSLPSESGIGNLGAGAHRFVDFLKEADMRIWQLCPLGPTGYGDSPYQCFSAFAGNPYFIDLAPFLEDGLLLDAEYESLRCLPRDHVDYGTLYQIFWPIMLEVYTRFEKSGAKSFRDYGPLSQFTKAQSHWLPDYVQFMGLKAHFDGKCWLEWPATYRNIEKARAAGMPADAQHLADAHVFFQYVFYAQLAKLREYAGTHGVEIMGDVPIFVAMDSADVWSHPELFQLNKDFSPKAVAGVPPDYFSADGQLWGNPLYEWSVHQESGFGWWLERIRSNLEFYDIVRLDHFRGFESYWSVPAKDTTARNGKWIHAPGLELFSEIRSEFPEAKLVAEDLGEITDDVRALLESTGLPGMAVLQFAFGDDADNAYLPHNYNRNCVTYTGTHDNDTSHGWYRQVDAMTQDHVRRYLGISGDHISWDLIRAAIKSSAHLAVIPLQDLMSLGSEGRLNTPGAAMGNWQWRYMGDQLEQLIQDSAHYIRELIALYGR, encoded by the coding sequence ATGAACAAGGCTCCTCTATACAACTGGCTTGATACACGCGCCTCCGGTGTCCTACTGCATCTCAGTTCGCTACCATCTGAAAGCGGAATTGGGAACCTGGGCGCAGGTGCCCACCGATTTGTCGATTTCCTTAAAGAGGCCGACATGCGTATCTGGCAACTATGTCCCCTTGGGCCGACTGGATACGGTGACTCTCCCTACCAATGCTTTTCAGCCTTCGCCGGGAACCCTTATTTCATCGACCTGGCCCCATTCCTTGAGGATGGCCTGCTTTTAGATGCCGAATATGAAAGCTTGCGCTGCTTGCCCCGCGATCATGTCGACTACGGTACCTTGTACCAGATCTTCTGGCCCATCATGCTTGAGGTCTATACCCGCTTCGAAAAATCCGGCGCCAAATCGTTTCGCGACTACGGGCCTTTGTCTCAGTTTACCAAGGCTCAATCCCACTGGCTGCCGGATTATGTCCAATTCATGGGACTAAAGGCGCATTTCGACGGCAAGTGCTGGTTGGAATGGCCGGCGACCTACCGGAATATAGAGAAAGCACGTGCCGCCGGTATGCCTGCGGATGCCCAACATCTGGCAGATGCTCATGTCTTCTTCCAGTACGTATTCTACGCACAACTCGCGAAACTCCGCGAATATGCCGGCACCCATGGTGTCGAGATCATGGGCGACGTGCCGATTTTCGTGGCCATGGATAGCGCGGACGTCTGGTCGCACCCCGAATTGTTCCAGTTGAACAAGGACTTCTCCCCCAAGGCCGTTGCCGGCGTGCCTCCCGACTATTTTTCGGCCGATGGCCAGCTCTGGGGCAATCCGCTCTACGAGTGGTCGGTCCATCAAGAAAGCGGCTTTGGCTGGTGGCTGGAGCGCATCCGCAGCAACTTGGAGTTTTACGACATCGTCCGGCTCGATCACTTCAGGGGTTTCGAATCTTACTGGTCCGTTCCGGCCAAGGATACGACCGCGCGCAACGGCAAATGGATCCATGCCCCCGGCCTGGAATTGTTCAGCGAGATACGTTCCGAATTTCCTGAAGCCAAGCTTGTCGCCGAAGACCTTGGGGAGATTACGGACGATGTCCGCGCCCTGCTCGAGTCGACCGGCCTGCCCGGTATGGCAGTGCTCCAGTTTGCCTTCGGAGACGATGCGGACAATGCGTATTTGCCTCACAACTACAACCGGAACTGCGTCACCTACACCGGGACCCACGACAATGACACGAGCCACGGGTGGTACCGTCAGGTCGATGCGATGACGCAGGACCATGTGCGTCGCTATCTCGGCATCTCGGGCGATCATATTTCCTGGGACCTGATCCGTGCGGCCATCAAGTCCAGCGCGCATCTCGCCGTGATTCCGCTCCAGGACTTGATGAGTTTAGGGAGCGAGGGGCGACTCAACACGCCCGGCGCGGCCATGGGCAACTGGCAATGGCGCTATATGGGCGACCAACTGGAACAGCTCATACAGGACAGCGCGCACTATATCCGCGAGTTGATTGCCCTCTACGGGCGATAG